The nucleotide sequence TGTTAAAGTCGTTTGGCCTTGCAGCCAATGCTGCAACATTGATTTCTTGTCCAACATGCGGACGAATCGAAATTGATTTAATCAGCATTGCCAATGAGGTAGAAGAGTACATTTCAAAGATCAAGGCACCGATCAAGGTTGCTGTGCTTGGATGCGCTGTTAACGGTCCTGGCGAAGCACGTGAAGCTGATATCGGCATTGCCGGTGCCAGGGGAGAAGGGCTTCTTTTCAGAAAAGGTGAGATTGTCCGCAAAGTGCCAGAGGAGACAATGGTAGAAGAACTTAAGAAAGAAATCGATAAAATTGCTGAGGAAAAAATTCGCGAAGCTGCCCTTCAAAAATAATCGATGAAAATGCCCGGGAAACAAATCCCGGGCATTCTTTTGTTGGCAATCATTTTACCACCGTTAGAAGAACGGCAATATAAAGATGCCGACTAAAATGGAGATTGTCCCTATCCCAATTGCCCAGGTTCCGATAGCGGATCCTCTTCTGCGAGCCATGAAGCCAAGGACAATTCCGGCAGCTCCGAAAAGAACAGGTAAAATAAACAGCGACAAGATCGATAGGGCAAGAGCTGAGTAAGCAAGCCCTCGTCCTCCAGTTGTACTTTCTTCCTCTGACCTTCTTGTTATCGCAGGTGGTGCAGGAGCAGCAATTTCGGCCGCTGTTTCTTCCTGGTACTGTTCATTACGTCCAGGTCGGGCAATTGCAGTCATCTCCTGGTAGTGCTCATCACGCCCAGGTCCAGCGATTGCAGTCATTTCCTGATAGTGCTCATCACGTTCAGGTCCGGCTATTGCAGTCATTTCCTGGTAGTGCTCATCACGTGCAGGAGCGTACAGTTCTGTTGCTGTTTCTTCCTGGTATATTTCATCACGTGCATCCCTGATTGTAATGACATCCTGCTTAGGTTCAGTGATATATTCGGTACCTCTCTGTTTTCGCTCTTGGTCTGCCACTTTAATCCCTCGC is from Mesobacillus boroniphilus and encodes:
- a CDS encoding DUF4190 domain-containing protein codes for the protein MADQERKQRGTEYITEPKQDVITIRDARDEIYQEETATELYAPARDEHYQEMTAIAGPERDEHYQEMTAIAGPGRDEHYQEMTAIARPGRNEQYQEETAAEIAAPAPPAITRRSEEESTTGGRGLAYSALALSILSLFILPVLFGAAGIVLGFMARRRGSAIGTWAIGIGTISILVGIFILPFF